Proteins from a genomic interval of Deltaproteobacteria bacterium:
- a CDS encoding flippase-like domain-containing protein — translation MALGISVVMLVFTFGKVHLHPLSVAWRFDPRELWAVLAARPWAFVLVGLLEGLQLPLRAWLWRYVLPKGTSTQGARYHAIALGALAQNVLPARAGELVRGLSLSQHCSGLGRTRSLTTVATSKLAELAALLTFVALAPLTVDLAKPELATFRHGAWVGGIVLVALVTLFVLLTRARGRAHHIESALRHLPGKLGCKLAVGIDELAHGAAAVGSLPRGLMAYLAALATVGIAVAAFMAGMWGVGAEHSFGAATVVLGAVSLGMSIPSSPSGVGVFHLVCVYAMTALGVEAPRAAAFALALHLVGTSVNIGMGLISLMRGHESLGALRGEQPKPVEVEPSVA, via the coding sequence GTGGCGCTGGGCATCTCGGTGGTGATGCTCGTCTTCACCTTCGGCAAGGTGCACCTGCACCCGCTGTCGGTGGCGTGGCGGTTCGATCCACGCGAGCTGTGGGCCGTGCTCGCCGCGCGGCCGTGGGCCTTCGTGCTCGTGGGGCTGCTCGAAGGGCTTCAGCTTCCATTGCGCGCGTGGCTCTGGCGCTACGTACTGCCCAAGGGCACCTCCACGCAGGGCGCGCGCTACCACGCGATCGCCCTCGGTGCGCTCGCGCAGAACGTGCTCCCCGCGCGCGCGGGCGAGCTGGTGCGCGGGCTCTCGCTCTCGCAGCATTGTTCCGGCCTCGGGCGCACGCGCAGCCTGACGACCGTTGCCACCTCCAAGCTGGCGGAGCTCGCGGCGCTGTTGACGTTCGTGGCGCTCGCGCCGCTGACCGTCGACCTCGCGAAGCCTGAGCTGGCGACCTTCCGCCATGGGGCCTGGGTGGGCGGCATCGTGCTCGTCGCGCTGGTGACGCTCTTCGTGCTGCTCACCCGCGCCCGCGGCCGGGCGCACCACATCGAAAGCGCGCTGCGACACCTGCCGGGCAAGCTGGGTTGCAAGCTCGCCGTCGGCATCGACGAGCTCGCGCACGGTGCGGCCGCCGTGGGCTCACTTCCGCGCGGGCTGATGGCGTACCTGGCTGCGCTGGCGACGGTCGGGATTGCAGTCGCGGCGTTCATGGCCGGCATGTGGGGCGTGGGCGCGGAGCACAGCTTCGGCGCCGCGACCGTCGTGCTCGGCGCGGTGAGCCTGGGCATGAGCATCCCCAGCTCGCCGAGCGGCGTGGGCGTGTTTCACCTGGTGTGCGTGTACGCGATGACGGCGCTCGGCGTCGAAGCGCCGCGCGCGGCCGCGTTCGCGCTGGCGCTCCACCTGGTGGGCACGAGCGTGAACATCGGCATGGGACTCATCTCGCTGATGCGCGGCCACGAGTCGCTGGGCGCGCTGCGCGGTGAGCAACCGAAGCCCGTCGAGGTGGAACCCTCGGTCGCTTAG
- a CDS encoding diguanylate cyclase, translating into MQAKVLVVDDEAVARNLYSDVLIASGHQVRAVASASEALDAVSHERFDVVVTDLILPKMDGMQLLTELKRRRNDVEIIVVTALEKVEPAVRALKNGASDYLVKPLAPEVLQAAVARCLLTQRLMLENNQLRTHVELLEAGQKIATTLDRQALYPVVLDAVEAALQPRGAAMVLLHGGRLSVAMARGMPEGDQAELVEALNARQLEVAEGRPVSLTLGGHPALAFAARDAHDVLGAVVVADPARADASALSGASFLTSHVALALRNSGRMAAVEDLAYQDDLTHLFNTRYLHLVLEREIKSAHSTGNPLALLFLDLDKFKHVNDQHGHLMGSRLLCELADLLKECVREFDVVTRYGGDEFVILLLGADTKIAMVVAERIRKTVETHAFLAAEGIAATLTTSVGVASFPEHGADKPSLLALADRALYAGKRTSRNVVFVANPEELERAEKAAGA; encoded by the coding sequence ATGCAAGCGAAGGTGCTGGTCGTCGACGACGAAGCGGTGGCGCGAAACCTGTACTCCGACGTGCTCATCGCGTCCGGGCATCAGGTGCGCGCGGTGGCGAGCGCTTCGGAGGCGCTCGACGCCGTCAGCCACGAGCGTTTCGACGTGGTCGTCACCGACCTCATCCTCCCCAAGATGGACGGCATGCAGCTCCTCACCGAGCTCAAGCGCCGTCGCAACGACGTGGAGATCATCGTCGTCACCGCGCTGGAGAAGGTCGAGCCGGCAGTGCGCGCCCTGAAGAACGGCGCCTCGGACTACCTCGTGAAGCCGCTCGCGCCCGAGGTGCTCCAGGCCGCGGTCGCGCGCTGTCTGCTCACCCAGCGGCTGATGCTGGAGAACAACCAACTGCGCACGCACGTGGAGCTGCTCGAGGCGGGCCAGAAGATCGCCACCACGCTCGATCGCCAGGCGCTCTACCCCGTCGTGCTCGACGCCGTCGAAGCCGCGCTTCAGCCGCGCGGCGCCGCCATGGTGCTGCTGCATGGCGGTCGGCTGTCGGTGGCGATGGCGCGTGGCATGCCTGAAGGCGATCAAGCGGAGCTGGTCGAAGCCTTGAATGCCCGGCAGCTCGAGGTCGCCGAAGGCCGGCCGGTGAGCCTCACGCTGGGCGGACATCCCGCGCTCGCGTTCGCGGCGCGCGACGCGCATGACGTGCTCGGAGCGGTGGTCGTGGCGGATCCTGCGCGCGCGGATGCGTCGGCGCTCTCGGGCGCGAGCTTTCTCACGAGCCACGTGGCGCTGGCGCTGCGCAACTCGGGGCGCATGGCGGCCGTCGAGGATCTCGCCTACCAGGACGACCTCACCCACCTCTTCAACACCCGCTACCTGCACCTTGTGCTGGAGCGCGAGATCAAGAGCGCGCACTCCACGGGCAACCCCCTGGCGCTGCTCTTCCTCGACCTCGACAAGTTCAAGCACGTCAACGACCAGCACGGCCACCTCATGGGCAGCCGGCTCTTGTGCGAGCTCGCGGATCTCTTGAAGGAGTGCGTGCGCGAGTTCGACGTGGTCACGCGCTACGGCGGTGATGAGTTCGTCATCCTGCTGCTCGGCGCCGACACCAAGATCGCCATGGTCGTTGCCGAGCGCATCCGCAAGACCGTCGAGACGCACGCGTTCCTCGCGGCCGAAGGCATCGCCGCCACGCTCACCACCTCGGTCGGCGTGGCCAGCTTCCCCGAGCACGGCGCCGACAAGCCCAGCCTGCTCGCGCTCGCCGACCGCGCGCTGTACGCGGGCAAGCGGACCTCTCGGAACGTGGTGTTCGTCGCCAATCCGGAGGAGCTCGAGCGCGCCGAGAAGGCCGCAGGCGCCTAA
- the thrB gene encoding homoserine kinase, which translates to MNCTVRVPATTSNLGPGFDCFGMALSLHLEVEARFADRLSITAEGAEVALDKTNLIVKTFLDNLPPGSDEPPLALHMRNRIPLARGLGSSAAARVAGLTLADAWHNRTLDVDRERIAAIACALEGHPDNATPAIFGGFCISAGGAGFERVEMTSRPYLLIVPEIEIHTEAARGALPKHVPLGDAVFNLQRAALAVARICRHGDLGKAAPFHDRLHQAHRLALDSRLKQAFEALEGVPSIEACFLSGSGPTVFVIPKDFGTAPAAAQLVFEQAGLAVQTFTVWPENRGTELIPLR; encoded by the coding sequence ATGAACTGCACCGTTCGCGTCCCCGCCACCACCAGCAACCTCGGCCCCGGCTTCGACTGCTTCGGCATGGCGCTCTCCCTCCACCTCGAGGTGGAGGCGCGCTTTGCCGATCGGCTGAGCATCACCGCCGAGGGCGCGGAGGTTGCGCTCGACAAGACCAACCTCATCGTCAAGACCTTCCTCGACAACCTGCCGCCGGGGAGCGACGAGCCGCCGCTGGCGCTGCACATGCGCAACCGCATCCCGCTCGCGCGGGGGCTGGGCTCGAGCGCGGCCGCGCGGGTGGCGGGGCTCACCCTCGCCGACGCCTGGCACAACCGGACGCTGGATGTGGACCGGGAGCGCATCGCCGCCATCGCCTGCGCGCTCGAGGGCCACCCGGACAACGCCACCCCGGCCATCTTCGGCGGGTTCTGCATCAGCGCGGGCGGGGCGGGCTTCGAGCGGGTGGAGATGACCAGCCGGCCGTACCTGCTCATCGTGCCGGAGATCGAGATCCACACCGAGGCGGCGCGAGGGGCCCTGCCCAAGCACGTGCCCCTCGGCGACGCGGTCTTCAACCTGCAGCGCGCGGCGCTCGCGGTGGCGCGCATCTGCCGGCACGGCGACCTGGGAAAGGCCGCGCCGTTCCACGACCGGCTGCACCAGGCGCACCGGCTGGCGCTCGACTCGCGGCTCAAGCAGGCGTTCGAGGCGCTCGAGGGTGTGCCCAGCATCGAGGCCTGCTTCCTCTCCGGCTCGGGGCCCACCGTCTTCGTCATCCCCAAGGACTTCGGCACCGCGCCGGCGGCGGCGCAGCTCGTCTTCGAGCAGGCAGGGCTGGCGGTGCAGACCTTCACCGTCTGGCCCGAGAACCGCGGCACCGAGCTCATCCCGCTGCGTTGA
- a CDS encoding endonuclease/exonuclease/phosphatase family protein, producing MSLRIASYNVHGCVGRGGFDLQRVAQVIVETEAHVVGLQEVGDVHGDTPSDDQAIALAEATGMELVYAPNLSRGSRRYGNAILSRLRVLRTQTYDLSVAGREPRGCVRADLELGGGAQVHVFNLHLGLSFKERRRQAALLLSDDILHDATLAFPAVVVGDFNFWLPGPAPRLLRSALLDVGAALGRTEPTYPSRWPFLRLDRIYLGPGLLPRWLRVHQSARAMDASDHLPLVAAVEPAHPPTAEALPATNPS from the coding sequence ATGAGCCTGCGCATCGCCAGCTACAACGTGCACGGCTGCGTGGGCCGCGGCGGCTTCGACCTCCAGCGCGTGGCCCAGGTGATCGTCGAGACGGAGGCGCACGTGGTCGGCCTGCAAGAGGTCGGCGATGTGCACGGCGATACGCCCTCGGACGACCAGGCGATCGCCCTCGCGGAGGCCACGGGCATGGAGCTGGTGTACGCGCCCAACCTGTCGCGCGGCAGCCGGCGATATGGAAACGCGATTCTCTCCAGGCTGCGCGTGCTGCGCACCCAGACGTACGACCTCTCGGTTGCTGGGCGCGAGCCCCGAGGGTGCGTGCGAGCCGATCTCGAGCTGGGAGGAGGCGCGCAGGTCCACGTGTTCAATCTGCACCTGGGGCTCTCGTTCAAGGAACGGCGACGCCAGGCGGCGCTCTTGCTCAGCGACGACATCCTTCACGACGCCACGCTCGCGTTCCCCGCGGTCGTGGTCGGAGATTTCAACTTTTGGCTCCCCGGACCAGCCCCCAGACTTCTCCGCAGCGCGCTCCTGGACGTGGGGGCGGCGCTGGGCCGCACGGAGCCGACCTACCCGAGCCGCTGGCCGTTCCTGCGGCTGGACCGGATTTACCTCGGCCCGGGCCTGTTGCCCCGATGGCTTCGCGTGCACCAGTCGGCGCGAGCCATGGACGCGTCGGATCATCTGCCGCTGGTGGCGGCCGTCGAGCCGGCGCACCCGCCCACGGCCGAGGCCCTGCCCGCGACGAACCCATCCTGA
- a CDS encoding alkaline phosphatase family protein, producing MRAVAPELPQVAPWTARGVAALRYLTGRGLCSGHAHANGRRFVILHLDGVSKKRLERGMADGTLPRLRDFLARGDHRMSPLYAGSPSSTPSFQAGLLWGVRADAPGFLWYDKRLGRPVSMNLKADASRVEDDVSAGRRGLLEDGTTYFSLFTGGSRVNAFTLTGWSRDEVRLHPGANGWDVASLFAIHALTATNVIGGAIVESANAVADVLDWAAHTARFDHERAFLTNRVLLSAGARNYATYATVLDIARGVPSIYACFADYDEIAHRRGPDSRQALRALEATDRAAGVILDAALASGNDYDIYLLADHGQVSTRPFEAVTGATLHEVVGGANEPGPMEKPDPRHRLANVGRAFWRAAQRRLGGVGQVEAALVGALRGAARSLQRDVQRETVVIDAGDIAHVYFTADPEPMTLEQIQARLPGVIEAVVGSRAAGVVAVRGGRGGYAFRNGRRIDLSEPAADLALGLGYGGRRVRAALQAMLGMRSSGDLVVYGNGLRESDVAFAWEFGSHGGIAADEVDAFMIHPARTPFDFSRVEHASELYGFFTRHYGIETEPGQRAAGPRHA from the coding sequence ATGCGCGCCGTCGCGCCCGAGCTGCCACAGGTGGCACCCTGGACCGCGCGCGGGGTCGCGGCGCTGCGCTACCTCACCGGCCGCGGGCTCTGCTCGGGCCACGCGCACGCCAACGGCCGGCGGTTCGTGATCCTCCACCTCGACGGCGTGTCGAAGAAGCGGCTGGAGCGCGGCATGGCCGACGGCACGCTGCCGCGGCTTCGCGACTTCCTCGCGCGCGGCGATCACCGGATGAGCCCGCTCTATGCCGGCTCGCCGTCGTCGACGCCGTCGTTCCAAGCGGGGCTGCTCTGGGGCGTGCGCGCGGATGCGCCGGGCTTCCTCTGGTACGACAAGCGCCTCGGCCGACCGGTGAGCATGAACCTCAAGGCCGATGCGTCCCGGGTGGAGGACGATGTCAGCGCTGGGCGACGCGGCTTGCTCGAGGACGGGACCACCTACTTCTCGCTCTTCACGGGCGGCAGTCGGGTGAACGCGTTCACGCTGACTGGATGGTCGCGCGACGAGGTGCGGCTGCACCCCGGCGCCAACGGCTGGGACGTGGCCAGCCTCTTCGCGATCCATGCGCTCACGGCGACGAACGTCATCGGTGGCGCCATCGTCGAGTCTGCAAACGCGGTGGCCGACGTGCTCGACTGGGCCGCGCACACCGCGCGTTTCGATCATGAGCGCGCGTTCCTGACCAACCGCGTGCTGCTCTCGGCGGGCGCGCGCAACTATGCGACCTACGCCACCGTGCTCGACATCGCCCGCGGCGTGCCCAGCATCTATGCCTGCTTCGCGGACTACGACGAGATCGCCCACCGCCGCGGCCCCGACTCGCGCCAGGCCTTGCGCGCCCTCGAGGCGACGGATCGCGCAGCGGGGGTGATCCTCGACGCCGCGCTCGCCTCGGGCAACGACTACGACATCTACCTGCTCGCCGATCACGGCCAGGTCTCCACGCGGCCCTTCGAAGCAGTGACCGGCGCGACGCTGCACGAGGTGGTGGGCGGCGCGAACGAGCCGGGACCCATGGAGAAGCCGGATCCGCGCCACCGGCTCGCGAACGTGGGCCGGGCCTTCTGGCGCGCGGCGCAGCGGCGGCTGGGCGGGGTGGGGCAGGTGGAGGCCGCGCTGGTGGGCGCGCTGCGCGGCGCAGCCCGGAGCCTCCAGCGCGACGTGCAGCGCGAGACCGTGGTCATCGACGCCGGCGACATCGCGCACGTGTACTTCACCGCCGACCCGGAGCCGATGACGCTGGAGCAAATCCAGGCGCGGCTGCCGGGGGTGATCGAGGCGGTGGTGGGCTCGCGCGCGGCCGGCGTGGTGGCCGTGCGCGGGGGACGAGGCGGCTACGCGTTCCGCAACGGGCGGCGCATCGACCTCTCCGAGCCTGCGGCGGACCTCGCGCTCGGGCTCGGCTATGGCGGGCGGCGCGTGCGTGCGGCGCTGCAGGCGATGCTCGGCATGCGCTCGAGCGGCGACCTCGTCGTCTATGGCAATGGACTGCGCGAGTCGGACGTCGCGTTCGCCTGGGAGTTTGGCTCGCACGGCGGCATCGCGGCCGACGAGGTGGACGCCTTCATGATCCACCCCGCGCGCACGCCCTTCGACTTCTCGCGCGTGGAGCACGCGAGCGAGCTGTATGGCTTCTTCACCCGGCACTACGGCATCGAGACCGAGCCCGGCCAGCGCGCAGCCGGGCCGCGCCACGCATGA